From the genome of Limisalsivibrio acetivorans, one region includes:
- a CDS encoding efflux RND transporter permease subunit: MGRMRKRLEGFFEGASDRIYDNRLKVLAFYVIVFALLFSQLPGITVDTSTEGFLHENDPALIAYNEFRDQYGRDEVIIVAVETDEVFELGFLKDLEDLHTRIEDNVPYLDEVTSLINTRRTIGTEDELIVEDFLEDFPESQEAVEKLKEEAYSNPLYVDQVFSEDGRHATIVIKTDTYSSKGVSDDVFSGFDDTSLTAKSDREYLTPEENREIIDAVNGIISKFEAEKGYKLHVAGSPMVTEMLKYWMMNDLRRFILLSIAAIVVLLYLMFRRISFVFMALVVVITSVLSTVSLMAATGVAYKTPTNVLPSFLLAVCVGASVHILAIFLRRMNLGDDKKTALRYSMGHSGLAIFMTSLTTASGLASFSTAGIAPIADLGVFASIGVLLAFFYSVTIIPALISLLPIKQPEKRVELGESRLDSFLAAVGDFSVNRNKTVLSAFAVLLVIAGIGLSRVEFSHNFLAWLPDHASVKEDTLFIDEHLKGSTTMEGIVETGGENGLYDPGIMKSMNRFKLESEGMSNGEISVGKTIALSDVLKEINKALNENREEYYSVPDNEQLIAQEFVLFENTGSDDLEDLVDNKFQKARITMKLPWADAIEYTGFLADMEQKLAEALPGAKTHITGMVALTSRTITATIDSMAKSYIIAAVVITIMMILLIGHFGLGLLSMIPNLAPIVVAMAFIGWFKLPLDMFTMLVGSIAIGLAVDDTIHFMHNFRRYYDETGSVAETVHNTLQTTGRAMLTTTLVLSAGFLIYTAAQMNNLFNFGLITATAVALALLSDFVLAPALLAVFMKDKKGGNQE; this comes from the coding sequence ATGGGTAGAATGAGAAAGAGGCTCGAAGGTTTTTTTGAGGGCGCATCGGATCGCATCTACGATAACCGGCTGAAAGTGCTTGCCTTCTATGTGATAGTATTTGCGTTACTTTTCAGCCAGCTTCCCGGCATTACAGTGGACACCAGCACAGAGGGCTTCCTCCATGAAAACGACCCTGCGTTGATAGCATATAATGAGTTTCGGGACCAGTACGGCAGGGACGAGGTTATCATCGTGGCCGTTGAAACGGATGAGGTCTTTGAGCTGGGCTTTCTAAAGGATCTGGAGGATCTGCACACTAGAATTGAGGATAACGTTCCGTACCTTGATGAGGTAACAAGCCTTATTAATACCAGAAGAACCATCGGCACAGAGGACGAGCTTATCGTTGAGGATTTTCTGGAGGATTTCCCCGAGTCGCAGGAGGCTGTGGAAAAGCTCAAGGAGGAGGCGTATTCGAATCCATTATATGTCGATCAGGTTTTCTCTGAAGACGGCAGGCACGCCACGATAGTAATCAAAACCGACACCTATAGCAGTAAGGGTGTTTCCGATGATGTCTTTTCAGGGTTTGATGACACCTCCCTGACCGCAAAAAGCGACAGAGAGTACCTTACTCCGGAGGAGAACCGTGAGATTATAGATGCGGTAAACGGTATTATCTCGAAGTTTGAGGCAGAGAAAGGGTATAAGCTTCATGTTGCCGGCTCTCCTATGGTTACGGAGATGCTTAAGTACTGGATGATGAATGACCTCAGACGGTTTATACTCCTCTCCATCGCCGCCATTGTTGTCCTGCTGTATCTGATGTTCCGCCGCATTTCCTTTGTGTTCATGGCGCTGGTGGTTGTGATAACTTCCGTACTTTCCACAGTATCCCTTATGGCTGCAACCGGTGTTGCCTATAAAACGCCTACTAATGTACTCCCATCCTTCCTGCTGGCGGTGTGCGTGGGTGCTTCGGTGCATATCCTAGCGATATTCCTCCGCCGCATGAACCTTGGGGATGATAAGAAAACAGCACTCAGATACTCCATGGGTCACTCCGGTCTTGCCATCTTCATGACAAGCCTCACCACTGCCTCCGGTCTTGCCTCCTTCTCCACGGCCGGAATAGCACCGATTGCGGATCTGGGTGTTTTTGCCTCCATAGGCGTCCTGCTTGCATTCTTTTACAGCGTAACGATAATTCCCGCACTTATATCCCTGCTCCCCATAAAACAGCCGGAGAAGAGGGTGGAGCTGGGGGAGAGCAGGCTGGACAGCTTCCTCGCCGCCGTGGGTGATTTCTCAGTAAACAGAAATAAAACGGTACTCAGTGCCTTTGCGGTATTATTGGTCATAGCAGGGATTGGGCTTAGCAGGGTGGAGTTCTCCCATAACTTTCTTGCCTGGCTTCCTGACCATGCGTCCGTCAAGGAGGATACTCTCTTCATTGATGAGCACCTGAAGGGTTCCACTACCATGGAGGGGATAGTTGAGACAGGTGGTGAGAACGGTCTTTACGACCCTGGAATCATGAAAAGTATGAACCGGTTTAAGCTTGAGAGCGAGGGGATGAGCAACGGTGAAATATCCGTGGGTAAAACCATAGCACTCTCCGATGTGCTCAAGGAGATCAACAAGGCATTAAACGAGAACAGGGAGGAGTACTACAGCGTCCCCGATAACGAACAGCTCATAGCGCAGGAGTTTGTCCTGTTTGAGAATACCGGCTCCGATGACCTCGAGGACCTTGTGGATAACAAGTTCCAGAAGGCAAGGATAACCATGAAGCTCCCCTGGGCGGATGCCATAGAGTACACCGGCTTCCTTGCGGATATGGAGCAGAAGCTGGCGGAGGCACTCCCCGGTGCGAAGACACATATAACTGGTATGGTGGCACTCACCTCAAGGACTATCACAGCCACCATAGATTCCATGGCCAAAAGCTATATCATTGCGGCGGTGGTGATCACGATAATGATGATTCTCCTCATAGGCCATTTCGGCCTCGGTCTGTTGAGTATGATACCGAACCTTGCCCCCATTGTGGTGGCCATGGCTTTCATAGGCTGGTTCAAGCTTCCCCTTGATATGTTCACCATGCTCGTGGGGAGTATAGCCATCGGTCTCGCTGTGGATGATACGATACATTTTATGCACAACTTCCGCCGATACTACGACGAGACTGGGAGTGTCGCAGAAACGGTACATAATACACTGCAAACCACCGGAAGAGCCATGCTCACAACAACGCTTGTTTTGAGCGCAGGATTTCTGATCTATACAGCTGCACAGATGAACAATCTGTTTAACTTTGGCCTGATCACTGCGACAGCCGTTGCGCTGGCCCTTTTATCTGACTTTGTTCTCGCACCGGCTCTTCTGGCGGTTTTCATGAAGGATAAGAAAGGAGGAAATCAGGAATGA
- a CDS encoding TetR/AcrR family transcriptional regulator produces the protein MEQDTRDRIITAATKHFADKGYAGGRVDEIARMAGVNKATIYYHIGGKDETYVEVLKCTFTKITEMLREGVDKADGHVEKLKAFIEVLHRFKQENADFPSVMLHEVASGGEHITSEVMDIVSGVLSIFSQILKDGENAGVFRKVNPIMAYYMVLGHSLVLHKSRPAFERAAEMGKMGDFELPELDYRKTAEISAQMFLKGLEA, from the coding sequence ATGGAACAGGACACACGAGACAGGATAATAACCGCCGCCACGAAGCATTTTGCAGATAAAGGCTATGCCGGGGGAAGGGTGGACGAAATAGCCCGAATGGCCGGGGTGAATAAGGCGACAATCTACTATCACATCGGCGGCAAGGACGAAACCTATGTGGAGGTTCTTAAGTGCACATTCACCAAAATAACAGAGATGTTGAGGGAGGGTGTAGATAAAGCGGATGGCCATGTGGAAAAGCTCAAGGCATTTATCGAGGTTCTGCATCGTTTCAAGCAGGAGAATGCGGACTTTCCTTCGGTAATGCTCCATGAGGTCGCCTCCGGCGGAGAGCATATAACGTCGGAGGTCATGGATATTGTGAGCGGTGTTCTGAGTATATTCTCCCAGATACTGAAAGATGGGGAAAATGCCGGCGTGTTCAGGAAGGTGAATCCGATAATGGCATACTATATGGTTCTCGGACATTCCCTTGTTCTGCATAAATCAAGACCTGCTTTTGAAAGGGCAGCAGAGATGGGGAAGATGGGGGATTTTGAACTCCCGGAACTCGATTACAGGAAAACAGCAGAGATCTCTGCGCAGATGTTCCTAAAAGGGCTGGAGGCATAG
- a CDS encoding response regulator, with protein sequence MEDIHQLITDAENRRPLVLIVDDISKNIQLLSTILSRKNYQIAFANSGEKALEFLEKRTPELILLDIMMPGMDGLEVCRRIKEDQYTKEIPVIFLTGKTQPEDIKKGFQAGAVDYVVKPFNSEELVARVRTHIEFKRAQDMKDSLISYFQGSLSRLKDIEELLPEEIEGDNTIDRIANFVHRQIDVK encoded by the coding sequence ATGGAAGATATACACCAGTTGATAACAGACGCAGAAAATCGCAGGCCGTTAGTGTTGATCGTTGATGATATATCAAAGAATATCCAGCTTCTCAGTACTATCCTGAGTAGAAAGAACTATCAGATCGCCTTTGCAAATAGTGGAGAGAAGGCGCTGGAGTTCCTGGAGAAAAGAACTCCCGAGCTTATACTGCTGGATATAATGATGCCCGGCATGGATGGCCTGGAGGTCTGTCGCCGAATTAAGGAGGATCAATATACCAAAGAGATCCCCGTGATCTTCCTTACCGGAAAGACACAGCCGGAGGATATCAAGAAAGGGTTCCAGGCGGGGGCAGTGGACTATGTTGTAAAGCCCTTTAATTCCGAAGAGCTTGTTGCAAGGGTGCGTACCCATATCGAGTTCAAGCGTGCCCAGGATATGAAGGATTCGCTGATTTCCTATTTTCAGGGTTCCCTTTCAAGGCTTAAGGATATAGAAGAGCTCCTCCCCGAAGAAATTGAAGGGGACAACACCATCGACAGGATAGCAAACTTTGTCCACAGGCAGATAGACGTAAAATAA
- a CDS encoding ATP-binding protein yields the protein MKVSSLSIKQKVSAVIFISSFIVMLATVGIFVYYQISDIKERTVQELMGLADVIGTSSASAVIFDDPAAARESLSALKVDKDIDFACIFRTDGGIFVSYHPAGSSLENYRPALNEHNDVVFKSDHILVYSEIDIAGDIVGTVAIRSGMSVLNESINKLLYVAMGIISASFVLIFVFSGMLQRLVTAPLLKLSETAEQITETKDYSVRAEKSADDEVGKVIETFNRMLDEIQSRDAHLEETVERRTSELSRANEELIRAKEIAEDANRAKSIFLANMSHEIRTPMNSILGFTELLEENISDPTDRRHLQTIQSSGVTLLNLINDILDLSKIEAGKMELNPEPIDIRGLMGEIEGIFAPEVSRKRIDFVKDIQSDLPPAFMIDGIRLRQVLMNLAGNAVKFTEEGYVKVTLTGSEQSEGLWRLRFDVADTGIGIEKGQLEEIFEAFHQQKGQDTARFGGTGLGLSITKKIVDMMEGRISVRSSTGAGSTFSIELEGVEQTELRSRLSKTSTGIDVDFNGATVLVVDDSEYNRILLKGYLRNTNIEVLEAANGKEALRVLENSSVDLVLLDIRMPVMDGYQTTAAIRRDERLRGIPVVIVTASVMKGAERKAEDIGCDGYLRKPLNKRDVLETIADFIEPAHIEIIKDDEPQKVVRDISKCRISGRLYENLIEESVTRWEQLRKSYIVEDLADFGADMKRLGESEKCPPVREWGEALEGAASEFDVEAVQRLFDEFKKMINDLQRAVESP from the coding sequence ATGAAGGTAAGCTCACTCTCTATAAAGCAGAAGGTTAGTGCTGTTATCTTCATATCCAGCTTTATAGTTATGCTGGCAACTGTAGGAATCTTTGTTTACTACCAGATCAGCGATATAAAAGAGAGGACAGTTCAGGAACTTATGGGGCTGGCTGACGTAATCGGAACCAGTTCGGCATCTGCTGTTATCTTCGATGATCCCGCTGCCGCAAGGGAATCGCTGTCTGCACTCAAGGTTGATAAGGATATAGACTTTGCATGTATCTTCCGGACGGATGGAGGAATATTTGTAAGCTACCATCCCGCAGGAAGCTCACTCGAAAACTATAGGCCAGCGCTGAATGAGCATAATGATGTTGTGTTTAAGTCAGATCATATACTTGTTTACTCCGAGATAGATATCGCCGGTGATATTGTAGGTACCGTTGCAATCAGAAGCGGCATGAGTGTCCTTAATGAAAGTATAAACAAGCTCCTCTATGTAGCTATGGGGATTATCTCCGCATCCTTTGTGCTTATATTCGTATTCTCAGGTATGCTTCAGAGGCTTGTTACTGCACCCCTTCTTAAGCTCTCCGAAACCGCAGAGCAGATCACCGAAACAAAGGACTACTCTGTCCGTGCGGAGAAGAGTGCGGATGACGAGGTTGGAAAGGTTATCGAAACATTCAACCGGATGCTTGATGAGATCCAGAGCAGGGATGCCCACCTGGAGGAGACCGTTGAGCGAAGAACGAGTGAGCTTAGCAGGGCTAATGAGGAGCTTATCCGTGCAAAGGAGATAGCGGAGGATGCAAACAGAGCGAAATCGATATTCCTGGCGAATATGAGCCATGAGATCAGGACGCCGATGAATTCTATACTAGGTTTCACCGAGCTTCTCGAGGAAAATATCAGCGACCCGACGGATAGAAGGCACCTGCAGACGATCCAATCAAGCGGTGTCACCCTTTTGAACCTTATAAACGACATATTGGATCTTTCGAAGATTGAGGCGGGAAAGATGGAACTGAACCCGGAGCCTATTGATATAAGGGGGCTCATGGGTGAGATAGAGGGCATCTTTGCACCGGAGGTTTCGAGAAAGCGCATTGATTTTGTTAAGGATATACAGTCAGACCTGCCGCCGGCGTTTATGATTGATGGAATAAGGCTTAGGCAGGTCCTCATGAACCTGGCCGGAAATGCTGTTAAGTTCACAGAAGAGGGCTACGTAAAGGTTACGCTTACCGGATCAGAACAGAGTGAGGGGCTGTGGAGGCTGCGTTTTGATGTTGCAGATACCGGTATAGGGATCGAGAAGGGGCAGCTTGAGGAGATATTTGAGGCATTTCATCAGCAGAAAGGGCAGGATACAGCCAGGTTCGGCGGAACCGGTCTAGGTCTTAGTATAACCAAAAAGATTGTGGATATGATGGAAGGTAGAATAAGTGTACGCAGCTCGACAGGAGCGGGTAGTACATTCAGCATAGAGCTTGAGGGTGTTGAGCAGACTGAGCTAAGGAGCAGGCTGAGTAAAACCTCAACAGGTATCGATGTGGATTTCAACGGTGCAACCGTTCTTGTTGTGGATGACAGCGAATACAACAGAATACTGCTCAAAGGTTATTTGCGAAATACCAATATCGAGGTCCTTGAGGCGGCCAACGGCAAGGAGGCTTTGAGGGTTCTTGAGAACAGCAGTGTCGATCTAGTACTGCTTGATATTCGAATGCCTGTTATGGATGGGTATCAGACCACTGCGGCAATAAGGAGGGATGAGAGACTCCGGGGTATTCCCGTTGTCATTGTCACTGCTTCGGTTATGAAAGGTGCAGAACGAAAGGCAGAGGACATCGGGTGTGATGGTTATCTTAGAAAGCCTCTTAATAAAAGGGACGTATTAGAAACCATCGCTGACTTTATCGAGCCTGCCCATATAGAGATCATTAAAGATGATGAGCCGCAAAAGGTTGTGAGAGATATAAGCAAATGCCGCATATCTGGAAGATTGTACGAGAATCTCATAGAGGAGAGCGTTACAAGATGGGAACAGCTCAGAAAGTCTTATATTGTAGAAGATCTGGCGGATTTCGGTGCAGACATGAAGAGACTTGGTGAAAGTGAAAAGTGCCCACCTGTTCGTGAATGGGGGGAGGCGCTTGAAGGTGCAGCATCTGAATTTGATGTTGAGGCTGTTCAGAGGCTCTTTGACGAGTTTAAAAAGATGATAAACGATCTGCAAAGGGCGGTTGAATCACCTTAA
- a CDS encoding YfiR family protein, producing MLSSSSALGDHHNTREYRIKAAFLFNFLKFIEFPDANSPRLEGSALICLSVNLGHEQSFASVDGRKTSDFSVNFKYFRNPDDTDNCQVIFLDEEDTAWEEELKQKAADGHILLVGEREGFAEETGMINFYLASNKVKFEINKGRADKAGIRISSNLLKLARIVGGDE from the coding sequence TTGTTAAGTTCCTCCAGCGCACTGGGTGACCACCACAACACCCGGGAATACAGGATCAAGGCTGCATTCCTTTTTAACTTCCTTAAGTTTATTGAGTTTCCCGATGCTAACTCTCCAAGACTGGAAGGGAGCGCATTGATATGTCTCAGTGTAAATCTTGGGCATGAACAGAGCTTTGCATCGGTGGATGGCCGTAAAACGTCCGATTTCTCAGTCAATTTCAAGTATTTCAGGAATCCCGATGATACGGACAACTGCCAGGTTATCTTTCTTGATGAGGAAGATACCGCCTGGGAAGAGGAGCTGAAGCAGAAAGCGGCTGATGGCCATATCCTTCTTGTGGGTGAGCGTGAAGGTTTTGCAGAAGAAACAGGGATGATCAATTTCTACCTGGCGAGCAATAAGGTTAAGTTTGAGATAAACAAGGGCAGAGCGGACAAGGCGGGTATAAGGATAAGCTCGAACCTTCTGAAGCTAGCACGCATAGTAGGGGGTGACGAATGA
- a CDS encoding DUF4405 domain-containing protein encodes MFKKVLRKTVSLTALFSFMILAFTGVFLYIVPPGRLAYWANWKIIGLTKDNIGEIHITTSMLFLLLMVLHVWLNWAPIMNYMKNRSGKFTITKEFGLSLFISIVFLFGTLYSVAPFKTVVNALSNYKDAYEEEIVNPPFGHAELAPFNGFCVKMGIDKDAAVQALEAEGITIEKESSTLKVIANNNGTSPAEIYDIIKDIKVQKEDDSAETEAVETITGVGRMKVSTLAERAGISTEKALELLAEKGIEIDADARIKDFAESAGMMPIDFYELFKNSK; translated from the coding sequence ATGTTCAAGAAAGTCCTTAGAAAAACTGTTTCATTAACTGCGCTATTCTCTTTTATGATACTCGCTTTTACAGGTGTATTCCTTTATATCGTTCCCCCCGGGCGTCTTGCATATTGGGCCAACTGGAAGATCATCGGCCTCACGAAAGACAACATAGGCGAGATTCATATTACAACCTCTATGCTTTTTCTACTCCTTATGGTTCTTCATGTCTGGCTTAACTGGGCACCAATTATGAATTACATGAAGAATAGGTCCGGCAAGTTTACAATAACCAAGGAATTCGGCTTATCACTTTTCATATCTATAGTTTTCCTCTTTGGAACGTTATACAGTGTTGCACCCTTTAAGACCGTTGTAAATGCACTGTCAAATTATAAGGACGCCTATGAAGAGGAAATCGTCAACCCACCCTTCGGGCATGCAGAGCTTGCTCCGTTCAACGGCTTCTGTGTTAAGATGGGAATCGATAAGGACGCAGCCGTCCAAGCCCTTGAGGCAGAGGGCATAACTATTGAGAAGGAGTCTTCTACTCTTAAGGTTATCGCCAATAACAACGGCACGAGCCCAGCTGAAATCTATGACATCATTAAGGATATTAAGGTTCAGAAGGAGGATGACTCCGCTGAGACCGAAGCAGTGGAAACCATAACCGGCGTGGGAAGAATGAAGGTAAGCACCCTCGCGGAACGTGCTGGCATCAGTACAGAGAAGGCGCTTGAGCTACTCGCAGAAAAGGGAATTGAGATTGATGCAGATGCAAGAATTAAGGATTTTGCCGAATCTGCAGGAATGATGCCCATCGATTTCTATGAGCTGTTTAAAAACAGTAAGTAG
- a CDS encoding DUF2202 domain-containing protein, with protein MKKLTLFLLVATLAITVTAFARYGNQGNGRGQGPGIEQNQNAGYNSPCQGAYGNCGNAAGAERPCPAYDNGTTPCGTGGCAQGNRYNPYDEETYYEIPDAEEQSDLITMLNEEKLARDVYAALYESTGLRPFYMISMSEQRHMYAVKSLLDKYDIVTTVYDMEPGQFSDETIANLYTKLVEKGQESAEEAVKVGGYIEELDIKDLRDSIEATNKEGIKAVYERLLAGSYNHLKAFARGYEYYGMVYDAQYLTQEEVDEILNGQYGGYGSKRGEVQKQCQGRGCGRR; from the coding sequence ATGAAGAAGTTAACTTTATTCTTACTCGTAGCAACACTTGCGATAACAGTGACCGCATTCGCAAGATACGGCAATCAGGGGAATGGAAGGGGGCAGGGCCCCGGCATTGAGCAAAATCAGAATGCAGGCTACAACAGCCCCTGTCAGGGTGCATACGGGAACTGCGGCAATGCTGCTGGAGCTGAAAGACCTTGTCCTGCCTATGATAACGGGACAACCCCATGCGGCACAGGTGGATGCGCACAGGGTAACCGCTATAACCCCTATGACGAGGAAACATATTACGAAATACCCGACGCAGAAGAGCAGTCAGATCTCATCACAATGCTTAACGAAGAGAAGCTTGCAAGGGATGTTTATGCTGCGCTCTATGAATCCACAGGCCTGAGGCCTTTCTATATGATCTCCATGTCAGAGCAGAGGCATATGTATGCTGTCAAATCACTGCTGGATAAATATGATATCGTAACAACGGTATACGATATGGAGCCGGGGCAATTCAGTGATGAGACAATTGCTAACCTTTATACCAAACTCGTTGAGAAGGGACAGGAATCTGCAGAGGAAGCGGTAAAGGTTGGCGGATACATCGAAGAGCTTGATATCAAGGATCTTCGTGATTCCATTGAGGCAACAAACAAAGAAGGTATCAAGGCTGTCTATGAGAGACTCCTTGCAGGTTCATACAACCACCTCAAGGCTTTTGCCAGAGGATATGAATACTACGGTATGGTGTATGATGCACAGTATCTCACCCAGGAAGAGGTTGATGAAATCCTTAACGGACAGTACGGCGGATACGGTTCAAAACGCGGAGAAGTGCAGAAACAGTGCCAAGGGAGAGGTTGCGGACGTAGGTAG
- the hslU gene encoding ATP-dependent protease ATPase subunit HslU — protein MKAIEQENLTPKQIVEELDKYVIGQKDAKKAVAVALRNRWRRLQLDEKLREEISPKNIILIGPTGVGKTEVARRLAKLAGSPFIKVEASKFTEVGYVGRDVESMVRDLAEIAVGMVKHEKRESVIEKAQQNTEEKLLDLLLPKKPGFSEETDSGTRDKFREKLRNGDLEERIVEVEMSEQGPQVEILSNAGMDDLGMNLGDMMKNMFPGSKKKRKVKISEARTYLEQEEVNRLIDMDDVKDEALRRVEQTGIIFLDEIDKICAREGASAKGGDISREGVQRDLLPIVEGSTINTKHGMVKTNHILFVAAGAFHMAKPSDLIPELQGRFPIRVELASLETDDFIRILREPENALTRQYTALLGADGLTINFDESGIRRIAEIATEVNRTLENIGARRLHTILEKLLEEISFEAPDIDSDSITIDAEYVDSHLADIVEDRDLSKYVL, from the coding sequence TTGAAAGCTATAGAACAGGAAAATCTTACACCGAAACAGATCGTTGAGGAACTGGATAAATATGTAATCGGCCAGAAGGACGCTAAGAAGGCTGTGGCCGTTGCTCTGAGGAACCGTTGGAGGAGGCTCCAGCTGGATGAGAAGCTTCGGGAGGAGATTTCCCCGAAGAATATTATCCTTATCGGGCCCACCGGTGTTGGTAAAACCGAGGTTGCCAGAAGATTGGCAAAGCTTGCCGGCTCACCCTTTATCAAGGTGGAGGCGAGCAAGTTCACCGAGGTGGGCTACGTTGGGCGTGATGTTGAATCCATGGTGCGTGATCTGGCAGAGATCGCCGTGGGCATGGTGAAGCATGAGAAGCGTGAAAGCGTTATAGAGAAGGCCCAGCAGAACACCGAGGAGAAGCTTCTAGATCTTCTTCTGCCCAAGAAACCGGGGTTCTCCGAAGAGACGGACAGCGGTACGAGGGACAAGTTCCGTGAGAAGCTCCGAAACGGCGACCTCGAGGAGAGGATCGTAGAGGTCGAGATGAGCGAGCAGGGTCCGCAGGTAGAGATCCTCTCCAATGCCGGCATGGATGACCTCGGTATGAATCTCGGGGATATGATGAAGAACATGTTCCCCGGCTCCAAGAAGAAGCGGAAGGTCAAGATCTCCGAGGCGAGAACATACCTCGAGCAGGAGGAGGTCAACCGTCTTATAGATATGGATGATGTAAAGGACGAAGCTCTCCGCAGGGTGGAACAGACAGGGATCATCTTCCTCGATGAGATAGATAAGATCTGCGCCCGTGAGGGTGCATCAGCCAAAGGTGGAGATATCTCCCGAGAGGGCGTGCAGAGGGATCTGCTCCCCATCGTCGAAGGCTCCACCATCAATACGAAGCACGGCATGGTTAAGACAAACCACATACTCTTCGTTGCCGCAGGTGCTTTTCATATGGCCAAGCCCTCGGACCTTATCCCCGAGCTTCAGGGTCGTTTCCCCATACGTGTGGAGCTTGCCTCCCTCGAAACGGATGACTTTATACGCATCCTGAGAGAGCCGGAGAATGCACTTACCAGACAGTATACAGCGCTTCTCGGTGCAGACGGGCTTACTATAAACTTCGATGAAAGCGGAATACGCCGCATTGCAGAGATCGCCACCGAGGTAAACAGAACCTTAGAAAACATCGGTGCCAGAAGGCTGCACACGATACTCGAGAAGCTTCTTGAGGAGATATCCTTCGAGGCTCCCGATATAGATAGCGATTCTATTACAATTGATGCAGAATACGTTGACTCCCACCTCGCTGACATCGTCGAGGACAGGGATCTCAGTAAATATGTTTTATAA
- the hslV gene encoding ATP-dependent protease subunit HslV, giving the protein MEIRGTTVVGVYKDGKIAVGADGQVSFGNTVLKHNAKKVRKIYGSKAICGFAGSTADAFTLMERFEKKLESYSGQLLRAAVELAKDWRTDRYLRRLEAMMIVADESQLYIITGNGDVVEPEKGVAAIGSGGPYAQAAAVALSENTELSAAEIVTKSLEIAGDICIYTNRCIVIEEFE; this is encoded by the coding sequence ATGGAAATAAGAGGAACAACTGTTGTCGGTGTATATAAGGATGGTAAGATCGCCGTTGGTGCGGACGGTCAGGTATCCTTCGGCAACACGGTTTTAAAGCATAATGCAAAGAAGGTAAGAAAGATATACGGCTCCAAGGCGATATGCGGCTTCGCCGGCTCAACGGCGGATGCGTTTACCCTTATGGAGCGCTTCGAAAAGAAGCTTGAGAGCTACAGCGGTCAGCTTCTGAGGGCTGCGGTGGAACTAGCTAAGGACTGGCGTACGGACAGGTATCTGCGCAGGCTTGAGGCTATGATGATCGTTGCCGATGAGAGTCAGCTATACATAATAACAGGCAACGGGGATGTGGTTGAGCCCGAGAAGGGCGTTGCCGCCATCGGCTCCGGCGGGCCCTATGCCCAGGCCGCTGCGGTGGCATTATCCGAAAATACGGAACTTTCCGCCGCCGAGATAGTCACTAAATCATTGGAGATCGCCGGGGATATCTGTATCTACACGAACCGGTGCATCGTTATTGAAGAGTTTGAATAA
- a CDS encoding lysophospholipid acyltransferase family protein — MKKIFLKAALFVAARLLILYGMTFRYRVTGEENLEKATEGGRSVVFYTWHNQIFPVLHYHRGEKLAVIISASKDGDMMAYVAELFGYRTARGSSSRHGTRALLGAQRIMKEGWHGAVAVDGPKGPVYKFKPGAVYLAKITDKVLMPVIFNCKKRKKFASWDGFVLPAPFSRVEIHYGEPVFVSANTDPDIVKKDVEFIEKRTLELTRGHSTDII, encoded by the coding sequence ATGAAGAAGATATTTTTAAAAGCCGCTCTCTTTGTTGCGGCACGCCTTCTGATACTCTACGGCATGACCTTCCGCTACAGGGTTACAGGGGAAGAAAATCTAGAAAAAGCCACTGAGGGGGGACGAAGCGTCGTCTTCTACACATGGCACAATCAGATATTCCCTGTGCTCCACTACCACCGGGGGGAGAAGCTGGCCGTTATCATATCCGCCAGCAAGGACGGCGATATGATGGCCTACGTTGCCGAACTTTTCGGCTACCGTACAGCCAGAGGCTCCTCCAGCAGGCATGGAACAAGGGCGCTTCTCGGCGCCCAGCGGATCATGAAGGAGGGGTGGCACGGCGCAGTAGCGGTGGACGGACCAAAGGGACCCGTCTATAAGTTCAAACCCGGTGCTGTCTACCTCGCAAAGATTACAGATAAGGTGCTGATGCCCGTTATCTTCAACTGCAAGAAACGGAAGAAGTTCGCCAGCTGGGACGGATTCGTACTCCCCGCCCCCTTTTCAAGGGTGGAAATACACTACGGAGAACCTGTATTCGTCTCTGCAAATACAGACCCTGATATAGTTAAAAAGGATGTTGAATTCATTGAAAAAAGAACTCTGGAGCTG